CCTTGATCAATTTTCCGTCGGTCTTTCGCTTGACGAATATCACTCCGGAGTCAGGATCAACGCGAGCGACATCGCCGATGATGTCCAGAATCGAATCGACTTCCTTATGCTTGTCCTTCGTCGATTCGCCCGCGTTCACGTTTGGGATGTGCAGAATCGTTTTCTTGTCGGTGTCGAGCACTTCATCGATGGCGCTGAGATATCGGCCTTGGTAGAAATGGTAGCCGATCCCAAGAGTCTTCAAATGCGTGTAGCCGTTGAGTTGCTCGTAGTAGTTGTAGGTGACCTTGCTAAACTTCGCTTCATCTTCTGGTGAGAGAACGGGCAAGGTGTCGCCACGGAAATACGATCCTGTCATCGCAATGATGTGCGCCGATGTATTCGACATGATCGAACGCAACACTTCGCCAAGCCGATTGTCGGCGTCGGCGGAAACGTGATGGAACTCGTCAATCGCCAATAGCACATCGTTGAAGTCCGTAGTTTCCACAGCATCGAACGCAAATCTCAGCGTCGCGTGAGTGCAAATGCAAATGGCTTCATTGGGATCGGCCAAGAATTTCTGAACCGCCTTAACTTTGCTTTTGTCACCACCCGGCGTGCAAAGGTTGTAGTCCGGATTGAATCGCCAGTCAGCGAAGAATCCATGGTCCGTCAAATCTGTCTGATCAAACGAGCCGCCGATCGAACGTTCGGGAACGGCGACGATCACTTTCTTAATTCCTTGGTTGAACAATTTGTCCAATCCAAGAAACATCAAGGCACGTGATTTCCCAGACGCTGGAGGCGCTTTCAGGAGTAGGTATTGCGAAGCGCGTGCCTCAAATGCGCGTGCTTGCATATCTCTCATGCCCATTGAATTCGTGGACAAGCTGCGTCCGGTTTGTGCGTAGGAAACGTTTACAAGGTTAGGCATCAGCTTTGGACCCACGTATAATTAGTTCACTATATCGTTGCAGCAACACTTCAATCCTCTCATCGTCATCTTTGAACGGCTTGCTTCGATAGCAACGTTCGACGGTCTCATCCAACCGCTGGTGCATTTCTCGAAGAGACCCTGGCATTTTTGAGGGCGCATACAAATCGGAGAGTGTTTTCTCGGGGTGTTCTTCACGCGAATCAATAACGCCAAAGACACACGATTCAATTTCCTGTTTTTGTGATTCTGCGAGGTCAGGAAATGGGAAAGTGTTGTAGCAAAGAGCAGAAGCGTATCGCAGGTCTGTCTTCAAGCGTCCGGCAACCGTTCGAACCCAGGTCACGTGAAGTCGAGAAGAGACAACCCCGAATACCCAAGGCGGTGGATCGTATATGGCCATAGCGGAATGCAGGATAATTGCTCGGTTATCGAGAAATCCAATTGGAATGTATTCTCGCTTTTCAGAGGATACAGCCGGAACAATGATCGAGTTGGACTTTGCTGTATGCGTATATCGGAACTGATGCGAACGGCTTACGAGCCCCCGAGCGACTTCACCTCCAGAAGCGCGAAACTGTCGCGTCTTGTCGATGCGTTTAGCAATTTCCGGAATCTTCATCGCCGCCTCGACGTCTTCGTCCTCAAGCCAGATACACCAACGGTCAATTCCACTCAAAAAATTTGACGATCCAAAGGTCGGTCTGATCCATTTCTCCATTTCCGGATGCTTGGCAAGCAAACTTTCACGTTCGGGAGATGTCAGCAACAAATTCTTTCCGTCGTAAGGGTTGTTGCCAGTTATCATCGTTGGCAAGGCACTAAGTGACTTCGCTGTAGGAGCGACAATTACATCCACTCCAGGAGCCAGATATGCGTTGATAAACCGTACGTTTCGTTTTCCATGGTCATCGTAGATCACCACTGCGTCTGGTTGATTCGCAAGCCCGATGATCGAGCACGTGATCTGAGCATTGCCCTTTGCGTTGTTGGACCATTTGAAAGGCTTGTGTGCGAAATGGATTTGCACACCCAGGCGAAAGACTAATGGCCAAAGTTGCGGAACCTGCGACCCCTGGCATATCGAGCTTGTCGTCACGAAGGCGCTTCGAGCGTTAGCGTTCTCGGACACATACCTTGCTGCTTTCATGAACCAAGAAGCAATGTAATCAAGCTGCCCACAGTTTTTGGCATTCTCAAACACCAAATCCATGTCTGACTTTTGTTCAGCCGACTGTGACTTGCCCCCAAGGTATGGAGGGTTCCCCAATATGTAGACTTCATTTTCGCTGTCAGATGGGCACACCTCTTCCCAATCGATACGTGTTGCATTTTCGTGCGCGACATGGCCTCCATCGTGAAGCGGTAGCGTCGGCCTCGCACTTCCAAAGACAGATTCAAACGCCAGATTCATTTGGTGTTCGGCCAGCCAGAGTGAAAGCTTCGCTGTCTCAGCCGCGAAGCCGTCAATCTCGATGCCGTAGAACTGAGTCAGTTGAATTTTGCTCTCGAATTGAAACGACTGCTGATCGCCGTAAATTCTCTGAAAGATCTCGATTTCGAGTTTAGAAAGCTCTTTATACGCGATGATGAGAAAGTTACCGCTGCCGCAAGCCGGATCGAAAACGCGAATTCGGTAAAGCCTTTCAAGTAAAGATTCGAGTTTCTTGCGGTTCGATCCCGCCTTGTCGAGTTCGGCCCGAAGCGATTCCAAGAACAACGGCTCGATCACTTTCATGATATTTAGAACCGACGTGTAGTGGATTCCGAGATTCCCGCGTTCGCTGCTGTGCACGACGGCTTGAATCATCGATCCGAAGATATCTGGATTTATGTCTCGCCAATTCAAACTGCCGCAATCCAGAATGATCTTACGTGACTGCACATCGAACTTTGGTACCGGGTGCTCGTCGCAGAACAACCCTCCATTAACGTAAGGGAAATCAGCCAAGTACTTCGGCAGGTCTCTGCGGTCTTCAACTGCCAGCACTTTAAAGAGTCGTGTAAGGTACTGCTGCAGATCGCTTCCATCGGGTGCGGTGTGTGAATCTATCGCTTTCGTGAATTGATCTTCCGCGAATATGCGAGTGTCTTCAGCGAAGAAGCAGAATAGCAAACGTGCAAGAAAGATATTCAGTGAATGCCGTTCTGTATCAGTCTTGGGCGGATTGGATTCGAGTATCAGATCGTAAAGCCGGCCCATCTTCTCGGCCGCTCGAATGTCCGCAACGCTCTCGCTCCGCAGTTGCGATTTCTCCATGCCAGCCCAGGGCAAGAAGAAATCAAAGTGTTTGGCGAGGTCACTTAGCGGAGTCTCAAGTGAATCATCAGTCTTCGTGTCGGACGCGAGCAGCGTCTCGCCATCCGTCACAACCACAAATCGTGGCTTCGCAGACTTCACACGAGAATTTGATTTCAGTTGATCCACCAATCCATGCAAGTCCGCAGAATCGTGATGGGCATAGCAAACACGATTCTTCCAGAGCAAATCGCAGTCGCCTTTTCCTAGGTTCGATGTTCCCTTTCGCAAGCGAGTAATCGAGGCTTTGGGCAGTTCGTAGGCGAGCAACAAGTCGTAGATGAAATTTTCAGCGTCAAATCCGTCAGTCAGTTCACGAATGATTTCTTCAAGTTGCTCAATATTCATCGCGGCTTCTTACCTGCGGGATGTTTCGTCTCGGTCTCGTCGCTCGTGTCCAGCCAGCGATCAATGACGTCTCGTTTGAATCGCCAGTGCTTGCCGACCTTCTGGCCAGGGACCTTTCCTTCTTGAACGAGCTTGTAGAGCGTCGATTTGGAGACTTTTAAGTAGGTCGCCAGTTCGTCGATCGTTAGCACTTCGTCGTGTTTGGCTTGCATGGCGTTGCCAATGTTTTGGTGAGCGTAGTTTGCCCCTGTGACACGTTTGATCGTTCAGAAGGGGGATTGTCTCCCTAGCTATCAGTTGTTGTCAATTAGTGGTAAGGCAATAAGAAAGACCGGCCGCCTTTCGACGGCCGGCCATGCGTTTCGCTTGGACGGTTGCTGGGCGCTGATCCAGGTCCGTTGGTCACGTTCGTAAATCTGCTTGAAATCGAACGGGGTTGACTGGTCACAAATTTGTCGGAACGATGTGGCGACCAGCGTTCCGGCATCCGTGGCCAAAGTTGCCGCGTAGTCGGCGGCCGGAGGCATACCGAACCGTTCGGGGCTGTAGAATTCGACCGACCGCACATCGTAGCTCAGGCGGCGAGCGCGGGCGTACAGGTGGTAGGCGATCCGCATGAACCGGACTTCGGGCGTGGTCCACTGTGGCGTCGTTCGTCGCCGTCTTCGTCTTGCGAAACGGCCTCGGCGCTTCGGCGCGGATGGGTTGCTGGTTGTACGGACGCGGTTTAAAGAGCGACGGGCGTTCCAGACAGTGGGGGACAGTTCGCGCAGCGACGTTCCGAGCAGCTTGTTGTACGTTCGCTCGGGGAAGTCTGGCTGGATATTGAGATCGCCCAGAACATTCACTGGCCCGCGCCGTCCGTCCCAATCGGGAAACGTATGGTGCTGATGCATATGGACGCTGGACGACGTGTAGCCTTAACAAATCGTGTTGGCCCCGAACAGCGGAGGTAGACTCGTTTGCGGGATCACCCAAAGCGGCGATCCGGATAGCTCAGCGGGCGCAACGCGGTAGCAGAGGTCTCTGGCGTCCGAAATGACTCGTTCCATGTCCATGGGTGCATCCTTGCGGGAGAATGGGCTCGCCGAAACGAGTTTTTATGTGTTTTGTGGGCTGGAGTTCGTTCGGGAAATTGCAATAAACTGCAATAAGTAGGGCGGCGGTTCCCGTAGGCGTGACGGGAGAACCGATTTTCGCCGGAGTACCTATCTCATTCTGTCTTGGAGATTTTCGTGACATTCAATCCAAGAATTCTGTTCTACGGCCCCTCAGCTGTTGGCAAGTCAACATTGCTTCGGAGCGTTACGTCACTCGTTGACGAACGTGTAATTCGAGCGAACGTTGTCGACCTAGAAAACATTCCCCGCTCCCTTCGGTGCAAAGCGGTTGGCGAGATATTTAGTTGGAATAGCTATGGCCCGCTCTTTGTTGGTGCAGCGGAGCTATATCCACCAAAACATTTTCCTTGGAGCGAATGGCGAGTTGTTGCGTTGATTCCACAAGACGAAGTTCAGTACATGCAAAGAGTTGGATGTCGAAATAGAGTCAACCCCGGCAAAGCAGACCAGAACGAAATCGAGAATTTGGGGGCGATTCGTCGTAATGTACGTGCAAACTCGAGTCGAATAGCGATCGAAATTGACCCTTTGCAATACGAAAATCGACCGCACGATTTATTGCGAGCAATCCTTGACACACTTTCGTCCTGAATCGCATTCGTTCGGCCGTGTCGCGCTTAAATTGGTTGCTTACGTTCTCGTTCGTTCGCCCTGCGCCCGCACTCAAAGCCAAAGCCCTGGGGCGTGGCTCATGCACGCACCCAGGGGGCACTAGGAGGTGTGTGCGTGCACGGGCGGAAGTATTTTGCCGGTTGGCTCGGGTTGCGGTTGCGTTCAATACTGGATGGGTTTGCTGGTTGTGAACCGCCAACGGTGGGCCAGAGCGGTGCAAGTCGGTTGCGATTTGCTACTCGACATTACTTTGAGGCAACTCCCTGTCGGCTCCACTCGCAATCAAGACCTTGCAGCACTTCGCATTGGATTTCTATGTAGTACACTTCTGGCCAAGAATTCGCAGATTGCATTAAACGTTTAAAGAGTCGGACATGGAATCGAAAAACATCATCGAGAATCATCACGACGGCAATTGGCACATCCTGCTTGCAGGAATGCCATCGATTTCCTCGCCTATGACACTCGCTCCTGGGATCACTCTGCAGCCGATTGCTGATAAACTTTCCATTTTTGACTTAGCCGCTGCGGGATCAGTTGGCTTTGGCAGTTGGACGGTCTTAGAACCCATTGCTGCATTCTGTAACTGCGAAATTGAGTCAGCAAAGGACTCTGACCTTACTCCCGGCTACGACACACTAAATCGTGCGTGGTTGGCATCATCACTTATGGTTCTACGAGGATTCAGTCGTCATTTTCCTGTTGCATGCTCTGCATACTCTTGGAATGAGATCGCTGGACATCAAAAGCGAACCTCTTCCATTTTCCAAAAACAGATAATTGAAGACGGACCTGAAGAGGCGGTAAATAACTCGAAGCGAGCATTGCCGAGATTTCACGGAAACCTTCTCGACTATCACCTTCATTTGGTCGTGGATCGGGGTTCGAGAGTTGCCAGTTTCGCTGAGGAAGATGCCCAGTGGATTCGTGACCGTTTCGAAAGCTTTAATAGACTCGCGAGCGAAAGCGAGTCATTCCGATTTGCTCTCGAATCATGCATTGACTGGCGTTACGCGAAAGATCCACGTTCTGCAGTTGCTCGATTGTGGAGCGGGATAGAAGCTGTTTTGGGAATAAGCTCTGAACTGGTTTATCGAATTTCATTGCTGTCTGCTTCATTGCTTACTCCACGTGGTGAAGATCGCAAGCAAAAGTTTCATGAAGTGAAGAAGCTTTACGGACTACGTAGCAAGGCAGTGCACGGGGAAAAGCTGACGGATGAAAAACTTGGACAAGCGGTGGACCACTCTTTTCTATTGTTGGTCGATCTTTTACTCCTATCAATTGAACGTGGACATGCACTTTCAGGAGATGATTTCGATGAGGCTGTTTTCGGGTAATACCATCATCTACTGCGTATCGCTGGAAACGTCATTTTGCCGCGTTGCCCGTTGTTCACGAACCTCGATAAGTAGCCGCGCGGTGTCTTCGGCCGCAGCCTCGGCGTCGGGATGTTCGTTGTCGGTAAGCTCAAGATAAACGTCCGTGTCTTCGTTCATGCTTCCCTGCCGTTATGCAGCTAAGAGGAAATGGGCATCCATCCGCGATGCGTTTCGGTCCCAATATTTAAGCCCATTGTTTCGGCATCGGTGAGCCAGCGTCCGACGGTGCCTATCGGTTGTTCCATTGCTTCGGCGACCTGCTGTTCGCTGAGCGGATCGCCGTTGCGCAGCTTGGCCAACGTATCGGCCGCCAACGTATCGGCCGCCAACGTTGCCCGTTCGTCCGCCAGCGACATCGACGCGTCGACCTGAGCGGGAACCCAACCGCGAGTGACGTCGCTGCTCTTTGTCCGAACCGGCTTGGCCCGCCCCACGGCGTCCACCATGTGTAGATAGATTAATGTCTGGTGCCCAGACAACCCAGCAGCCGCGCCGATCCGCTTGGCCGACACCGGCGCACCGTAGTGCATCTTCTCGATGGCGGCAACCACCTCATTTATCCGCGTTTCTTCGAGCGTTGGAAATTCGATCATACCTGGCTTTCCTTTCGTACTTCGTGCCACGGGGAACGCCTATCAACGTGAAATATGGCCAGAATGTAAAGCAACTGTTTGGTGTTTACTCCCTGTTGTTAGGAGGCACGTGCTAGATCGATTCATCGGTGTTTATGGCAAATCGTCGATAAACGAGCAATTGTTGGCTGCCCAGTCTGATCTGACCAATGAAAGCCCCTGATCGATCCAAACTGTCTCATGACAGTCATCGCAACCTATCCCCTCATCGTTGTCGGACAGATTCACTGATCCGCAGGCGTGGCATCTGATCCACGTTGATTGTGCGGATAGGTAGTCTGCCAATTTCGTCTTGTTTGGACTCGCTAACTCGAACGCGCCTTGTGGGATTGAAGGCTCATCGGAGCGTAGCAAAACCCGTCCTGGTCCCGGTGATATGACCGTAACGCCCATTGTCGCCAGTTCCGCGATGATCCCGGCAGCGCTCACAGCTCGACCTCACACCCACGCAGAGACGTTTTTTGTTCACCAGATAATGGAACGAGCAATTCGACGTTCGTTGGATCGATTATCGTTGCAGGTTCTTCAGTGGTCTTGCCCATGGATTGGAGATCGTCCGCTTCGGATCTCACATCGCCCGAATTTTGATTCGACGAGGCTGAAAACCGACTGCCTAGTCGAAATCTGTTTGCCCTAGATCCTGGTGGACCTGGCTTTCCTTTCTCGACTAGATCGAGCGTGCCATTCTTTACCCAGTGGCCCAATAGCCGATTCGCTTGGCGGTAGTTCAGACCAGTCAGCGTTCCGGCTTTGCGGCAACTAAGAAAAAACGTCGCTCCGTCGTGTAGGCGATCTAGTTCGACAATGAATTTGGCAAATCGAACCGCAGTGGAGTCGTCGGGATAGTTCGCAACAAAGTCTGGCTTCGGATTTTCCTGAGACCTTGCCCATGCACGCGTCACCATATCAGTACCGTCATCCGGAAAACGCACGCTATCGATTGCAGCATGCAATTCGGCGACGACAATGCCCGGGTCAAGATCGCTCGAGAACTTTCGGGCGGCATTAAACCAAAACAACCCATATTTCTCGACCACACTAGGACTTGGGGTTGTTCCAACGATCGCTACAAACTTTCGAGCAAAACGAAACACACCGGAGTTTTGCTTGCTGGCACCGCTGCTTGCAGTGTCCTGGATTGCGGCCGACAGAGCGTCGAACTGATCAGGTGTCACAGAGTGAACTGAGTCCACAGAGCTAACAGAGTGAACTGAGTCCGTAGAGTATAAAACTTCTGTATTCTCCGTGGACTCTGTGACATCTAGCAAACTATCGACCGCGGGAGCCCAGAGCTTGGCCCGTTCGATAGAATCACGCACAATCCATTCACCCTGTTCGCGACGAAGCACATCACGAACATCGTCACCGCCCTTGGCTTTCACTTGGCCGGGAAGCCTCGCAATCGAAACGCTGGCAGCGATTCCGAACAGATTACCAGCAGTCTGCTGAGCTCCGTTCATCCCGGCCCCATCCAAGTCCGGAACCACCACGACCGAAACGCCATCGAACAGGTTCGCATACTTGTCAGCCAATGACGATCCAGGAAGGCCAACGGCGTTGTATCCAAGTCCGGTCAGCGCAGCCGCATCTTTGACGCCTTCGACCATCAACCAAGTTTCGCCGGAAACTGGCAGGCGTCCAGGTAAGAACAATCCAGACGATCCCGCTCCGCTCTTGAACCGGCCTTTACCGCTTGGCGATAGGTCAAAGTGTGAATGAATCTCGCCATGATGATCGTACACGTTGACACGCGCAACTGACTCGCCTGCTCGTTCCTCTTCTTTAACACCGTATTTTTCGAACGCATCAACAGGCATCCGCTTTGCTTTGCAAACTTGTTCCGTGATACTGAGTCGTTTGGCAGGCTCATCGGAAAGCTGGTCCATCGGCAGGCCTAAGTAATCTGCAATTGCTCTCGCCGAGTTGCCCTGCGACAGGCCGGCAAACTCAGCGACCGTCGAGATTATATCCCCCTTAGGCCGATTATCAGTGCAGTTTCGACACGCGATTCTTCCGTGCTGATTTGCACCACCGTCACGACTATCGGGCCAAATGACTGAGCTACCCTTGCATCGCGGGCAGGGGTGATCGGTAGCCTGCTTGATGACAACATCCATAGGCAATGGAGTTAACGCCCCTATGATCTCAGCGCAACGTCCAGCCGCGGCTTCTTTAATTGCGGAGAAATTCATTGCCACACCGCCTCAAAACACTCGAGGCAATCCGGGACATGGTTCCGCACGAATTGACGAAGCTCATCAGGGGCGAACCTCAAGAAGAATGCATTAACAGCAGGCACTTCCCCAAAACACCCTTTAGAGTCAAGAAGATCGTCGACAAGCTTTTGCTGCTCGGCCATTGTCATCGCGGCGATAGATAGCCGTGATGATCGGCCGGTGGTACAATCAGGGTGCGAACTTGATTCGGGCTGTTGGCGTTGCTGCGCTGGCAGCCCTTTTTTCGTTGGCTGTCTCATATCAGATACCCTGCCTTTCCAATTCCGCCATCGCCTTTTGATGAGCGTCATTACGCTGGCGATTGGTTGCTGTTGGCAGTTGGCCGGTATCAGCTGCTTGAGTCGTCGCATCAATGTAGGCACGAACTGCCTCGACACTCGTTAGTCGGCGTCCTCCCACCTTCCACGTTTGCAGCCGAACACCGTGCTGGTTCGGTTTCTGGGACCATCGCAGGACCGTTGACAGTGCGGGTCTCATGCTAGTTGCTTCACGAACAGCATCAACGAGTGGCAGTAGATTAGTCGACTCATCGGAGCGGACTTGCTGGGGTGAATTAACCACGGTTCCCCCCCCTTGCTTTACGTCGTTTGCCTTTCGGTACGCGAGCATCATCAACCTGCAGGAACGTCGCAAGATCGCTATCCAGGATGTAGCGAGAGCCAGCGACGAGCCGGGAAGGTAAGACACGACCACGAACGCCGTCTTTGATCCATCGTCGATAGGTCATCGTAGACCAGGATCGCCCGATGAGTTGTTTCACTTCGCGATCCAACGAAGTGAAAGGAATTAGATTCTTGGGAGGCATGTTGAAACCTGAGTGAGTGTCAGGGTCACGCCATCGCTAAGATGGAAAGATTCGACGTGCGCAACCCTATCGTAAGAAAACGAATGGTTGACACGTCCCATGCAAGATACGCGGACTACCCCTTCGCGATGTTGCGAGGCCCGTTTGCCTGGGTAACCTACTTATGGCGGCTTGCTATGTGTGTCGGCCTATTCCTTCAGGCGTGCTTCGGCTAATCGTTGCCGTGATCGTTAGCACCGTCATGAATTGCAGCTCAGTCTCTTGAGTTGGTGGCTTGCGATTCGTGCGAGAACAGAATGTAACATAGAGTCACGTTTCGATTCAACACCCTGGACCGTCAACGAAAAACGCGGCAACCTGTAGGGCGACCGCGTGGGCGATAATTGAGACTTGATGGGGACGCTAAATGAGCGGCGACAAGATGTTCGACTGCAACTTGCGTTGCTCTCGCAGTTCGTCCCTATGCCCGTTGAGACACGCACGCAGCGATGTGTACCGACGCTCGGTCCAGACTCCATCGCCGACAGCTTGAGTCAAGAAAACTTGTGGCTTGCGATTGTGCCAACCAATAGCCGTCAAAATGAAAACGCTAACGACCGTGACACCGCCAACATGATCAACAGCTAGCCGCTTGCCGAGAGCACACTTCTGCTCATCGGGAATTGAGTCTTCCCAGGAGTTGAACGCATCAAGTGTTGCGGGTTCTGGGTGACCCGATTCGGCCAATACGTAAAGATTCGACCGAGCCATGAGGCTATTCCTTTGGAGTTAGCAGCGGGTTGCTGCCTTGGGAAATGTATTTGCGGCGATGTGCCACATGAAGCTAAATAATGCACTTTTTCAGATGGAGAGCAAGTCGCGAGTCTACAGTTTTTGTAATTGAGCGATGGCATCCAGGCTGTTTCGTCACGTAAATCGCGTTATTCAAGCTGGCATTGGATGTCTTGCGAGGCTTATTTGCTAGCTCATCGGAACAAATGGAAGCCACATATCCATAAAGAACCAGCTCGCAAATGACGACATGGGTAGGTAGGGTTCCCCAGAAGAGGGAACCGTAATCCAGATGCCGTGAATGAGAGTCAAGGACATGAACTGGAAACTCGCCGTGTTGGGTGTCGCGTCCCTTTGCCTGTCACTCGGTTGCACCGCAACGGAATGGGAACAATATTCCGAAACCGTTGCTCGGAACGCAGGAACACCAACCAACCTTGAGAACAATCTGCGAGACAAGGTATTGGCTGGCACTGCCACACCACAAGAGTATGAAGTCTGGCGGTCTGAGGTAGATTCGAGAACGGTTGTCAGGTCGGCTCAGATTGCTCGACAGGGGCAGGTCACAGCAGCCTATGCTTCGAAACCAGCACCGACAACGATCAACAACACGGTGAACACATCGCCGCAGAGTGCGCCTTGGTAGTTGGCCGTTACCCGAAAAGACTCGATAGAAAACCACCTTCCCTGTCTGCCTTGTTGGACGTTGAAGTACCAACGGTCGACCGGGCGATGCTCTGCGGTAGCAGCGTTCGCAACTGGTAATCTTGACCACCCAACTGATTCAGTGCGTTCTGACTCTGGGCGTTGGCCGCGTCAAGCATCTGAGTCTGTTGACCAAACAATCCGCCAAGGTACTGTTGTTGTCAAGCATTGGCTTGACCGAGAGCTGCGTTACGTTCCCGCTCGACCAGCGCAGACATCCCCGGCGATACTGTTGAATGTAGAGCCCGCGGTTAGCAAGCGATTGACCAACATTTCCCTGACGCGAATCGTATCGACGGTTGGTGTCGGAAAACTCTTGGTTGCCAAAACCCTGAGCAGCTTGGAATTGATGATTCAGATTAGACTGCAACGATGCCATTCGTTGAGCAGACAATTGCGAAATCTGATCACGTAACTTTTGCGAGGCTTGATCGGCACCCGCCAATTGCTGGTTGAATAGCGGGATCTGGCTCGCGTCAAACGTGTTGGATTCGCTGGAAGTCTGCGTTTATTGGTGAATTTTGCAGGTGAACCGAATAGTTGAGCGGCTAGTGCCGACATCAGGTCGGACGAACCGCCACCGCCGAACAACGAACTTAGAGCGAAAGCCATCTTGTTTACCTTATTGAATGGTTGATTCGTATACGACAATGCGAGGCATCGGAAATCGACGCCAATTGTGGACGCTGGATCAGAATGATTTGTTCCGGGATCTACACAGGTCATCCGGTAGGCATAGGCTCAGGGACGACGGACGCGATTTGGGAAAGACTACCAAAGCGTAGAGCCACATCAAAACCTCTTGGTGCCATGCAGATGGCATCGAGGCCGATTCGTACCGAAAAAGCCAGGGGTTGAAACACATCGAATGTTGTTGGATGAGTTGTGAGATTTTTTTCGTGTTTTTTTTTGAGAGGTAGGGTCGGAGGATAACTAGGTACGTGGGCAAACGAACGGGCGGGGGTCCGGGTTAAAAAAGCTGGCGCAATTGGGTCCCATACTCGGGTCTGCGGTTGCGTTGGCGATCATAGACAAGTCATCATAGGCACGTTGCAGCGTATCGCTGCTCACCCTTGTCCTAGCGTGGCAACCGCCGCCCAACCATAGGCCTTGTAGATGCGTTACGAACTAAGTCAGAGGCAACTATCCAACCTCAACGAAAGCGGTCGCGTGCTTCGTGTTGTCGTGCCTGCTTCACCAGACTTGCCGGTTGACCTTCGTCGTTGGGCTTCCGAACGACTGCCCAGCGTTGGGGCTCTAATCTCATCGGTGAAGATGATTGACGTAGTATGCCAGCCCCGGCAAAGCAAGAGCGAGCCCGGTTTGGCTGGACTGATCGGTTCGATACGCGATGACTTTGATGAGTCGCGTTTCTGCATCATCGTAAAAGTAGTCGAAGTGACGTTGACGCCGCAAAATGTCCGTGGACGTGTACCGCGTAGGCAATGGCCGGGTGGTGCAATTGAATCTTTCCAGACGGATTCGGTTTGACTCTTGC
The sequence above is a segment of the Novipirellula galeiformis genome. Coding sequences within it:
- a CDS encoding class I SAM-dependent DNA methyltransferase, whose product is MNIEQLEEIIRELTDGFDAENFIYDLLLAYELPKASITRLRKGTSNLGKGDCDLLWKNRVCYAHHDSADLHGLVDQLKSNSRVKSAKPRFVVVTDGETLLASDTKTDDSLETPLSDLAKHFDFFLPWAGMEKSQLRSESVADIRAAEKMGRLYDLILESNPPKTDTERHSLNIFLARLLFCFFAEDTRIFAEDQFTKAIDSHTAPDGSDLQQYLTRLFKVLAVEDRRDLPKYLADFPYVNGGLFCDEHPVPKFDVQSRKIILDCGSLNWRDINPDIFGSMIQAVVHSSERGNLGIHYTSVLNIMKVIEPLFLESLRAELDKAGSNRKKLESLLERLYRIRVFDPACGSGNFLIIAYKELSKLEIEIFQRIYGDQQSFQFESKIQLTQFYGIEIDGFAAETAKLSLWLAEHQMNLAFESVFGSARPTLPLHDGGHVAHENATRIDWEEVCPSDSENEVYILGNPPYLGGKSQSAEQKSDMDLVFENAKNCGQLDYIASWFMKAARYVSENANARSAFVTTSSICQGSQVPQLWPLVFRLGVQIHFAHKPFKWSNNAKGNAQITCSIIGLANQPDAVVIYDDHGKRNVRFINAYLAPGVDVIVAPTAKSLSALPTMITGNNPYDGKNLLLTSPERESLLAKHPEMEKWIRPTFGSSNFLSGIDRWCIWLEDEDVEAAMKIPEIAKRIDKTRQFRASGGEVARGLVSRSHQFRYTHTAKSNSIIVPAVSSEKREYIPIGFLDNRAIILHSAMAIYDPPPWVFGVVSSRLHVTWVRTVAGRLKTDLRYASALCYNTFPFPDLAESQKQEIESCVFGVIDSREEHPEKTLSDLYAPSKMPGSLREMHQRLDETVERCYRSKPFKDDDERIEVLLQRYSELIIRGSKADA
- a CDS encoding helix-turn-helix domain-containing protein, producing the protein MQAKHDEVLTIDELATYLKVSKSTLYKLVQEGKVPGQKVGKHWRFKRDVIDRWLDTSDETETKHPAGKKPR
- a CDS encoding HEPN domain-containing protein produces the protein MESKNIIENHHDGNWHILLAGMPSISSPMTLAPGITLQPIADKLSIFDLAAAGSVGFGSWTVLEPIAAFCNCEIESAKDSDLTPGYDTLNRAWLASSLMVLRGFSRHFPVACSAYSWNEIAGHQKRTSSIFQKQIIEDGPEEAVNNSKRALPRFHGNLLDYHLHLVVDRGSRVASFAEEDAQWIRDRFESFNRLASESESFRFALESCIDWRYAKDPRSAVARLWSGIEAVLGISSELVYRISLLSASLLTPRGEDRKQKFHEVKKLYGLRSKAVHGEKLTDEKLGQAVDHSFLLLVDLLLLSIERGHALSGDDFDEAVFG
- a CDS encoding DUF1580 domain-containing protein → MMLAYRKANDVKQGGGTVVNSPQQVRSDESTNLLPLVDAVREATSMRPALSTVLRWSQKPNQHGVRLQTWKVGGRRLTSVEAVRAYIDATTQAADTGQLPTATNRQRNDAHQKAMAELERQGI